A DNA window from Vigna angularis cultivar LongXiaoDou No.4 chromosome 1, ASM1680809v1, whole genome shotgun sequence contains the following coding sequences:
- the LOC128194969 gene encoding probable inactive receptor kinase At3g02880: MGLSGSLPSGLGNLTELQTLSLRFNALTGPIPADFINLKALRNLYLQGNFFSGEVPDAVFALQNLVRLNLGNNNFSGEISPKFNGLTRLSTLYLKRNNFTGSIPDLTVPPLDQFNVSYNSLTGPIPNRFSSLDQTAFLGNSLCGKPLQSCPGTEEGKSKLSGGAIAGIVIGFVVGLLLILLLLFFLCRKRSEKTDESVSTGKRDVGGEVSREKERTTQPRQITRPQQRATSNTL, translated from the coding sequence ATGGGTCTCTCCGGTTCTCTCCCCTCCGGTTTGGGAAACCTCACCGAACTGCAAACGCTCTCCCTCCGGTTCAACGCTCTAACCGGACCAATCCCCGCGGATTTCATTAACCTCAAAGCGCTGCGGAACCTCTATCTCCAAGGAAACTTCTTCTCCGGCGAAGTTCCCGATGCGGTATTCGCGTTGCAGAACCTCGTGAGGTTGAATTTAGGTAACAACAATTTCAGTGGCGAGATTTCTCCCAAGTTCAATGGTCTCACTCGTTTGTCCACTCTCTATCTCAAACGCAACAATTTTACTGGTTCAATCCCTGACCTTACTGTTCCGCCTCTGGATCAGTTCAACGTCTCGTATAATTCCCTTACGGGTCCCATTCCCAACCGGTTTTCGAGTCTGGACCAAACCGCTTTTCTCGGGAACTCACTCTGCGGGAAGCCCTTGCAAAGCTGCCCCGGAACCGAGGAGGGAAAGAGTAAATTGTCCGGTGGTGCCATTGCGGGTATTGTGATAGGTTTCGTGGTTGGTTTGCTGTTGATTCTGctgcttttgttctttttgtgtaGAAAAAGGAGTGAGAAAACCGATGAAAGTGTGTCAACAGGGAAGCGTGATGTGGGAGGTGAAGTGTCTCGTGAAAAGGAACGAACAACTCAACCACGTCAGATAACACGTCCAcaacagcgtgccacgtcaaacacacTGTAA
- the LOC108336235 gene encoding flavonoid 3'-monooxygenase, whose product MLPWLIAFATGSVAAILIYRLFKLKTAHSPLPPGPSPWPIVGNLPHMGHAPHQTIAALAHKYGPLMHLRLGFVDVVVAASASVAEQFLKVHDANFSNRPRSFVNKYMSYYKEDFGFASYGPRWRLLRKISSTHIFSGRAMDDFREVRQEEVERLTCDLASSGSKAVKLGLLLNVYATNTLARVMIGRRVFNDGNSEWDPKADEFKSMVLELMNFLGVFNIGDFIPFLDWLDLQGVKAKAKKLRKGFDAFLTSILEEHQVSMNEKHQNTYLTTLLSLKETPQDGYNLCEEEIKAILLNMFGAGTDTSSSTIEWAMAEIIRNPRIMVEVQQEIDSVVGENRLVTELDLPQLPYLQAVVKETLRLHPPTPLSIPRFAEKSCEILGYHIPKGATLMVNVWAIGRDPEEWSDPLEFKPERFLLGGEKADVDVKGNNFEAIPFGAGRRICAGMSLALMKVQLVTATLAHAFDWELENGLDPKSLNMDEAYGLTLQREVPLCVHPRPRLSRHLYSSSSP is encoded by the exons ATGTTACCTTGGCTTATAGCTTTTGCTACTGGCAGTGTAGCAGCTATCCTTATTTACCGTCTTTTCAAGCTCAAAACCGCGCATTCACCACTGCCACCAGGGCCAAGCCCATGGCCCATAGTGGGAAACTTGCCTCACATGGGCCATGCGCCACACCAAACCATTGCGGCCCTGGCCCATAAGTATGGCCCGCTCATGCACCTTCGGTTGGGGTTTGTCGACGTTGTGGTGGCGGCTTCCGCCTCCGTGGCGGAGCAGTTCTTGAAGGTTCACGATGCGAACTTTTCAAACCGGCCACGGAGCTTCGTGAACAAGTACATGAGTTATTACAAGGAAGATTTTGGGTTTGCTTCCTATGGCCCTCGGTGGCGGTTGTTGAGGAAAATAAGCTCAACTCACATTTTCTCTGGTAGGGCCATGGACGATTTTAGAGAAGTGCGTCAG GAAGAGGTAGAAAGACTGACATGTGATTTGGCAAGTTCAGGCTCAAAAGCAGTGAAATTGGGACTGTTGTTGAACGTGTATGCCACCAACACATTGGCAAGGGTGATGATAGGACGAAGAGTTTTCAACGATGGAAACAGTGAGTGGGATCCAAAGGCAGATGAGTTTAAATCCATGGTGTTGGAGCTCATGAACTTCTTAGGAGTTTTCAATATTGGTGACTTCATTCCATTCTTGGATTGGCTAGACCTTCAAGGAGTAAAAGCCAAAGCAAAAAAACTACGCAAGGGCTTTGACGCATTTTTAACTAGCATTCTGGAGGAACATCAGGTTTCCATGAATGAGAAACACCAAAACACATACTTAACAACGTTGTTGTCACTCAAAGAAACTCCTCAAGATGGATATAATCTCTGTGAAGAGGAGATCAAAGCAATTCTTTTG AACATGTTTGGAGCTGGAACAGACACCTCATCAAGCACAATTGAATGGGCAATGGCTGAAATAATTAGGAACCCAAGAATTATGGTCGAGGTGCAACAAGAAATAGACAGTGTTGTGGGTGAAAACAGACTTGTGACAGAACTTGACTTGCCCCAACTCCCTTACTTACAGGCTGTGGTGAAGGAAACATTGCGATTACACCCACCAACCCCTCTTTCTATTCCACGATTTGCTGAAAAGAGCTGTGAGATATTAGGTTACCACATTCCCAAAGGTGCAACTCTCATGGTGAATGTTTGGGCCATAGGACGTGACCCTGAGGAGTGGTCAGACCCATTGGAGTTCAAGCCCGAAAGGTTTCTCCTTGGTGGTGAGAAGGCTGATGTTGATGTTAAGGGCAACAACTTTGAGGCTATACCCTTTGGCGCTGGTCGTAGAATCTGTGCTGGTATGAGCTTAGCTCTGATGAAGGTTCAGCTGGTGACTGCTACCCTAGCCCATGCATTTGATTGGGAGTTAGAGAATGGGCTTGACCCAAAAAGTCTCAATATGGATGAAGCATATGGGCTCACCCTCCAAAGAGAAGTGCCTCTTTGTGTCCACCCTCGTCCTAGGCTCTCACGCCACTTGTATTCATCATCATCTCCATGA